Proteins from one Megalopta genalis isolate 19385.01 chromosome 1, iyMegGena1_principal, whole genome shotgun sequence genomic window:
- the LOC117228604 gene encoding PX domain-containing protein kinase-like protein isoform X1, with translation MALFEKRYTNKVLLDDTEKLSSIIENARTIDGHTEYVIKTQRGPLPEKFWRVNRRYNDFVQLNAALSISGIDLFLPPKKIIGNMEPDFIAQRQVALQNFLNTILMNPILASSLPMKKFLDPDNYTAPLHEIALQQVSLALRSDANYEVCKAIPDMGWRLRKHYYTVKNRQNPKQELLLAWVEFGPDKHLQDKDMQGVFKSLGTLKHNYIEPIVYQHVTENGALMIRTFYQTGTLRDTLCVTKPKQPFIKKYGNPKQIKSLTVPEIAMYGYQILEALGFLHEKGLPYGHLHTGNILLTQRCAKLLDIENGLLGLPAFYRPYVVQRRKLHATTQVDVYSFGHVLYEMAFGRPLLEATCSELPYCEAKLKNLLEVILSPEDLKQDLPTIPHLLDHPFFESAKRAALAIGSVERPHFKLSSHLKEALHEAVNKAEQRLKDEQKVARQQKRLVKVQEMMSSEEEMKKRKQKLKKEQKLAQEQRFGNQLSTNGLKQVNGKSPERSDSPTSTSTATSVGTLTPPSLRDAASPKGSIPPPPMPPPNGVADNAPKVTNERAALLGSICNFNKTSLRKIANGPR, from the exons ATGGCTTTATTCGAGAAACGATACACGAATAAAGTGCTGCTAGATGATACAGAGAAGCTGTCGAGCATCATTGAAAATGCAAGAACAATCGACGGTCACACG GAGTATGTGATCAAAACACAAAGAGGTCCACTACCAGAAAAATTTTGGAGAGTCAACAGACGTTACAATGACTTTGTACAGCTCAACGCAGCTTTGTCAATATCAGGCATTGACCTGTTTCTTCCTCCAAAGAAAATCATTGGTAATATGGAACCAGACTTCATAGCTCAGCGTCAAGTAGCACTACAG AATTTTCTAAACACAATACTAATGAATCCCATATTGGCATCGTCGCTTCCTATGAAAAAATTTTTAGATCCAGATAATTATACAGCACCATTACATG AAATAGCTCTGCAACAGGTGTCACTAGCTCTACGCAGTGATGCAAATTACGAAGTTTGTAAGGCCATTCCTGATATGGGATGGCGGTTGAGAAAGCATTATTACACGGTGAAAAATCGTCAGAATCCCAAGCAAGAATTGCTACTCGCATGGGTGGAATTTGGTCCAGATAAACACTTGCAAGACAAGGATATGCAAGGTGTTTTCAAAAGTTTAGGCACCCTAAAACATAATTATATAGAACCAATTGTTTACCAACATGTGACGGAGAACGGAGCTTTAATGATAAGAACATTTTATCAGACGGGTACATTGCGTGACACTTTATGTGTAACTAAACCAAAACAACCGTTCATAAAGAAGTATGGAAATCCAAAACAAATCAAATCTTTAACAGTGCCTGAAATTGCAATGTATGGTTATCAG ATTTTGGAAGCTTTAGGATTTCTCCATGAGAAAGGTCTACCTTACGGGCACTTACACACGGGCAATATTCTTCTAACTCAAAGATGTGCAAAATTATTAGACATAGAAAATGGTCTATTAGGTTTGCCTGCATTTTATCGGCCCTACGTTGTACAAAGGCGTAAACTTCACGCTACG ACTCAAGTGGACGTTTACTCGTTTGGGCATGTGCTGTATGAAATGGCATTTGGAAGACCTCTTTTGGAGGCCACGTGCTCCGAATTGCCATACTGCGAGGCGAAACTGAAGAATCTGCTCGAAGTGATTTTGTCACCAGAAGATTTGAAACAAGATTTACCAACGATACCACATTTACTGGACCACCCGTTTTTCGAATCAGCCAAACGCGCCGCTCTAGCTATTGGATCCGTGGAAAGACCACACTTTAAGTTAAGTAGTCATTTAAAGGAAGCTCTCCATGAAGCGGTGAACAAAGCAGAGCAAAGACTGAAAGACGAACAAAAAGTTGCTAGACAGCAAAAAAGACTTGTGAAAGTGCAAGAGATGATGAGTTCAGAAGAAGAGATGAAgaaacgaaaacaaaaattg AAAAAGGAACAAAAATTGGCACAGGAGCAACGTTTTGGTAATCAGTTAAGTACAAACGGTTTGAAGCAAGTGAACGGCAAGAGTCCAGAACGTTCAGACAGTCCCACAAGCACTTCCACGGCCACCAGTGTTGGAACTTTGACTCCACCTTCCTTGC
- the LOC117228604 gene encoding PX domain-containing protein kinase-like protein isoform X2: MALFEKRYTNKVLLDDTEKLSSIIENARTIDGHTEYVIKTQRGPLPEKFWRVNRRYNDFVQLNAALSISGIDLFLPPKKIIGNMEPDFIAQRQVALQNFLNTILMNPILASSLPMKKFLDPDNYTAPLHEIALQQVSLALRSDANYEVCKAIPDMGWRLRKHYYTVKNRQNPKQELLLAWVEFGPDKHLQDKDMQGVFKSLGTLKHNYIEPIVYQHVTENGALMIRTFYQTGTLRDTLCVTKPKQPFIKKYGNPKQIKSLTVPEIAMYGYQILEALGFLHEKGLPYGHLHTGNILLTQRCAKLLDIENGLLGLPAFYRPYVVQRRKLHATTQVDVYSFGHVLYEMAFGRPLLEATCSELPYCEAKLKNLLEVILSPEDLKQDLPTIPHLLDHPFFESAKRAALAIGSVERPHFKLSSHLKEALHEAVNKAEQRLKDEQKVARQQKRLVKVQEMMSSEEEMKKRKQKLKKEQKLAQEQRFGNQLSTNGLKQVNGKSPERSDSPTSTSTATSVGTLTPPSLPGHKS; the protein is encoded by the exons ATGGCTTTATTCGAGAAACGATACACGAATAAAGTGCTGCTAGATGATACAGAGAAGCTGTCGAGCATCATTGAAAATGCAAGAACAATCGACGGTCACACG GAGTATGTGATCAAAACACAAAGAGGTCCACTACCAGAAAAATTTTGGAGAGTCAACAGACGTTACAATGACTTTGTACAGCTCAACGCAGCTTTGTCAATATCAGGCATTGACCTGTTTCTTCCTCCAAAGAAAATCATTGGTAATATGGAACCAGACTTCATAGCTCAGCGTCAAGTAGCACTACAG AATTTTCTAAACACAATACTAATGAATCCCATATTGGCATCGTCGCTTCCTATGAAAAAATTTTTAGATCCAGATAATTATACAGCACCATTACATG AAATAGCTCTGCAACAGGTGTCACTAGCTCTACGCAGTGATGCAAATTACGAAGTTTGTAAGGCCATTCCTGATATGGGATGGCGGTTGAGAAAGCATTATTACACGGTGAAAAATCGTCAGAATCCCAAGCAAGAATTGCTACTCGCATGGGTGGAATTTGGTCCAGATAAACACTTGCAAGACAAGGATATGCAAGGTGTTTTCAAAAGTTTAGGCACCCTAAAACATAATTATATAGAACCAATTGTTTACCAACATGTGACGGAGAACGGAGCTTTAATGATAAGAACATTTTATCAGACGGGTACATTGCGTGACACTTTATGTGTAACTAAACCAAAACAACCGTTCATAAAGAAGTATGGAAATCCAAAACAAATCAAATCTTTAACAGTGCCTGAAATTGCAATGTATGGTTATCAG ATTTTGGAAGCTTTAGGATTTCTCCATGAGAAAGGTCTACCTTACGGGCACTTACACACGGGCAATATTCTTCTAACTCAAAGATGTGCAAAATTATTAGACATAGAAAATGGTCTATTAGGTTTGCCTGCATTTTATCGGCCCTACGTTGTACAAAGGCGTAAACTTCACGCTACG ACTCAAGTGGACGTTTACTCGTTTGGGCATGTGCTGTATGAAATGGCATTTGGAAGACCTCTTTTGGAGGCCACGTGCTCCGAATTGCCATACTGCGAGGCGAAACTGAAGAATCTGCTCGAAGTGATTTTGTCACCAGAAGATTTGAAACAAGATTTACCAACGATACCACATTTACTGGACCACCCGTTTTTCGAATCAGCCAAACGCGCCGCTCTAGCTATTGGATCCGTGGAAAGACCACACTTTAAGTTAAGTAGTCATTTAAAGGAAGCTCTCCATGAAGCGGTGAACAAAGCAGAGCAAAGACTGAAAGACGAACAAAAAGTTGCTAGACAGCAAAAAAGACTTGTGAAAGTGCAAGAGATGATGAGTTCAGAAGAAGAGATGAAgaaacgaaaacaaaaattg AAAAAGGAACAAAAATTGGCACAGGAGCAACGTTTTGGTAATCAGTTAAGTACAAACGGTTTGAAGCAAGTGAACGGCAAGAGTCCAGAACGTTCAGACAGTCCCACAAGCACTTCCACGGCCACCAGTGTTGGAACTTTGACTCCACCTTCCTTGC CTGGACACAAAAGTTGA